A part of Ignavibacteriales bacterium genomic DNA contains:
- a CDS encoding HAD-IIIA family hydrolase: MKNIILNRSLAVNNQHLKEKIKKIKMVLTDNDGVLTDNGVYYSANGEFMKRFSIRDGMGIERLREILGIETGILTGENSEAIRRRAEKLAITNLYLGVKDKLEVLQIILKKHQLRSEEIAYIGDDVNDYNIIKEVGFSASPADGMPFIKEIVDYVCEARSGNGAFRELAELIIAVQKS, from the coding sequence ATGAAGAATATAATTTTGAACCGATCTTTAGCTGTCAATAATCAGCATTTAAAAGAAAAAATTAAAAAAATTAAAATGGTTTTAACAGATAATGATGGTGTTTTGACTGACAATGGAGTTTATTATTCTGCGAATGGTGAATTTATGAAACGCTTTTCGATTCGTGATGGAATGGGAATTGAGCGATTAAGAGAAATTCTTGGAATTGAAACCGGAATTTTAACAGGAGAAAATTCTGAAGCGATACGCCGTCGCGCTGAAAAATTGGCAATTACAAATCTGTACCTGGGTGTAAAAGATAAATTGGAAGTGCTTCAAATTATTTTGAAGAAACATCAATTGAGAAGTGAAGAGATTGCCTATATCGGAGATGATGTTAACGATTACAATATTATTAAAGAGGTTGGTTTTTCTGCTTCACCTGCTGACGGTATGCCGTTCATAAAAGAAATTGTAGATTATGTATGCGAAGCCAGAAGCGGAAATGGAGCGTTCAGAGAATTAGCTGAATTGATTATTGCCGTCCAAAAATCCTGA
- a CDS encoding LD-carboxypeptidase translates to MRIQKPKRLQKGDLIGLISPASTPDDFSRIEKSVKYFEKNSYKVEVGKNVGQYYGYLAGSDDERLSDLHSMFENKNVKAIFCLRGGYGSPRLLDKINYKLIQKNPKIFVGYSDITALQMAFLEKSGLITFGGPMPAVDFIDPVSAFTEEMFWTLVTTNKKIGKVKLSDEMKIRTLVKGIASGRLVGGNLSLINSLIGTSFLPNMKDKILLLEDIGEMPYKIDRMLNHLRLTKIFQQIKSVLIGRFAECYENDPSKRSLTLGEVMDHYFGHLGKPIVYNFPHGHIADKLTVPFGAMIRINATKGFVEYTENVVS, encoded by the coding sequence ATGAGAATTCAGAAACCAAAGCGGCTTCAAAAAGGGGATTTAATTGGTTTAATTTCCCCGGCTTCAACGCCTGACGATTTTTCAAGGATTGAGAAAAGCGTAAAATACTTTGAAAAAAACTCTTATAAAGTTGAGGTCGGGAAAAATGTCGGTCAGTACTATGGGTACCTCGCCGGCTCAGATGATGAAAGATTATCTGACCTTCACTCAATGTTTGAGAACAAAAATGTAAAAGCAATTTTCTGTTTACGAGGCGGTTACGGTTCACCCCGATTGCTTGATAAAATAAATTATAAATTGATTCAGAAAAATCCAAAGATATTTGTTGGCTATTCAGATATAACAGCACTGCAAATGGCTTTCCTCGAAAAGTCCGGTTTGATTACTTTTGGCGGACCAATGCCGGCAGTTGATTTTATTGACCCTGTCAGCGCATTCACCGAAGAAATGTTTTGGACTTTAGTAACTACGAATAAAAAAATTGGGAAAGTCAAATTATCCGATGAGATGAAGATAAGAACATTAGTTAAGGGAATAGCATCCGGCAGGTTGGTGGGTGGAAATCTATCGCTGATTAATTCTTTAATTGGGACAAGTTTTCTGCCTAATATGAAAGATAAAATTCTTCTGCTTGAAGATATTGGAGAAATGCCGTATAAAATAGATCGAATGTTGAATCATCTTCGGCTTACTAAAATATTTCAGCAGATTAAGTCGGTATTAATTGGGCGGTTTGCGGAGTGTTATGAAAACGATCCGTCAAAACGATCACTGACTTTGGGTGAAGTTATGGATCATTACTTCGGACATCTTGGCAAACCAATAGTTTATAATTTTCCGCACGGTCATATTGCTGATAAATTAACCGTACCATTCGGGGCAATGATCAGAATTAATGCTACGAAAGGATTTGTTGAGTATACGGAGAATGTTGTGAGCTAA
- a CDS encoding homocysteine S-methyltransferase family protein, with protein MDGATGSLLIKMGIKPDHNLWTSAANIFNPEIVFSLHKKYLKAGADIITTNTFRTNPAAVKKSNFDQAQLVKKGVLLAKSAGEKYNVLIAGSNPPAEDCYQQQRTITQKELKYNHHKHISQLLEFGSDFVLNETQSHFDEIKIISEYSSKKNIPFVVSLFIDQKLNLLSGENVFKIIDYLNHSPLLAIGINCVSPDIFFQTVSKFFRRMNWGFYLNCGKNGHSSGKIICSVSPDDYLKTVKLSLDKSPSFIGACCGSTPKHISKLKKYFDGKINNSNTG; from the coding sequence ATGGATGGAGCTACAGGTAGTCTGCTCATTAAAATGGGCATTAAACCTGATCATAATTTATGGACTTCAGCGGCAAATATTTTCAATCCTGAAATAGTTTTCTCCTTACATAAAAAATATTTGAAGGCTGGGGCAGATATAATTACCACGAATACATTCAGGACTAATCCCGCGGCGGTAAAAAAATCCAATTTTGATCAAGCGCAGCTTGTAAAAAAAGGAGTTTTACTTGCTAAAAGTGCCGGAGAAAAATACAACGTATTAATTGCTGGTTCGAATCCACCTGCTGAAGATTGCTATCAGCAACAAAGGACTATCACACAAAAAGAATTAAAGTACAACCATCATAAACACATTTCTCAATTATTAGAATTCGGAAGTGATTTCGTTTTAAATGAAACTCAAAGTCATTTCGACGAAATAAAAATTATCAGCGAATATTCTTCAAAAAAAAATATTCCTTTTGTTGTAAGTCTGTTTATTGATCAAAAATTAAATTTGCTCTCCGGGGAAAATGTTTTCAAGATTATTGATTACCTGAATCATTCTCCACTGCTGGCAATAGGGATCAATTGTGTTTCACCTGATATATTTTTTCAAACCGTGAGTAAATTTTTTCGAAGAATGAATTGGGGTTTTTATTTAAACTGTGGAAAAAACGGTCACTCGTCCGGAAAAATAATTTGTTCAGTATCACCAGATGATTATCTTAAAACAGTAAAATTATCATTAGATAAATCTCCGTCTTTTATCGGAGCTTGCTGTGGTTCAACACCAAAGCATATTTCAAAACTAAAAAAATACTTCGATGGAAAAATTAATAATTCAAACACCGGCTAA
- the ispE gene encoding 4-(cytidine 5'-diphospho)-2-C-methyl-D-erythritol kinase, with the protein MEKLIIQTPAKINFGLHVIEQRPDKYHNIETIFYPIKLYDTLTFEESDHFEIITNSNELNENKFNLIVEAKDLLQSYDDKKMEIKITLDKKIPIGGGMGGGSSDAAATLKALIKLYDINISDDLLKKFALQIGSDVPFFLNPVPSLGYARGEDLIPLDNFFIDFNILLIYPNFNISTKWAFAKLKLSTHNFSLRNFTEDLWKDTKKMRSLIRNDFERRVFSHFPVLSEIKKKLYSLHAQYALMTGTGSTIFALFKNKDEAANAKAIFEEKFFTFLQLRGKN; encoded by the coding sequence ATGGAAAAATTAATAATTCAAACACCGGCTAAAATAAATTTTGGTTTGCACGTAATCGAACAACGACCGGATAAATACCATAATATTGAGACAATATTTTATCCGATTAAATTATATGATACGCTAACTTTTGAAGAGTCAGACCATTTTGAGATAATTACGAATTCAAACGAATTGAATGAAAATAAATTTAATTTGATAGTCGAAGCCAAAGATTTGCTGCAATCTTATGATGATAAAAAGATGGAAATAAAAATCACACTCGATAAAAAAATTCCGATCGGCGGCGGTATGGGTGGTGGGAGTTCTGACGCAGCAGCAACATTAAAAGCGCTTATTAAACTTTATGATATTAATATAAGTGATGACCTGCTTAAAAAATTTGCTTTGCAGATAGGTTCTGATGTTCCGTTTTTTTTGAACCCCGTTCCTTCGCTCGGATATGCGCGCGGTGAGGACTTAATTCCGCTTGATAATTTCTTTATTGATTTTAATATTCTTTTAATCTATCCAAACTTCAATATATCTACCAAGTGGGCATTTGCTAAATTAAAGTTGAGTACACATAATTTTTCTTTAAGAAATTTCACTGAAGATCTTTGGAAGGATACAAAGAAAATGCGATCATTGATAAGAAATGATTTTGAACGTCGTGTTTTCAGCCATTTCCCGGTGCTTTCTGAAATTAAAAAGAAACTTTATTCCTTACACGCTCAGTATGCCTTAATGACCGGAACGGGTTCAACAATTTTTGCACTATTTAAGAATAAGGACGAAGCTGCAAATGCGAAAGCAATTTTCGAAGAAAAGTTCTTCACCTTTCTTCAACTTCGCGGGAAAAATTAG
- a CDS encoding glycosyltransferase, translating into MKYKIYQFSFGDGYAGSAKMAILSSSVLSESGNDVTIIVSKNSLTERRAKEKNIKTIEFDSTQKYSQLFDQILSDVKINRPDFCITYHSLDRKIGNSLKSKLGKKIINVAYRQNMSKSLPIIGSLVYNFYCDMTLACSMGVAADLIRSGLIKNRVRVIYNVTEYPENISAVDGTKIRKQYGIINKFVIGVSSWFHKERKGFDILFEAFSKLEQEFCLLIIGIPTEMQQEVIDYAATFGISSDRLILPGFVDNIYEYYKAMDVFVLPSRSEGFSLALLEAAAAGLPIIVSNIPGNNEFIIHEQNGFLFDIKNPEELVESIRIFFNDKTLAHKLGKKASEDALENYNLKKYGLRLTELLDEAYTMRK; encoded by the coding sequence ATGAAATATAAAATTTATCAGTTCAGTTTTGGTGATGGCTATGCCGGAAGTGCTAAAATGGCTATTCTAAGTTCGTCTGTATTGAGTGAGTCAGGCAACGATGTTACTATTATAGTTTCAAAGAATTCTCTTACCGAAAGAAGAGCCAAAGAAAAAAATATTAAAACTATTGAGTTTGACAGCACTCAAAAGTATTCTCAGTTATTCGACCAAATATTATCTGATGTTAAAATAAATAGACCAGATTTTTGTATTACATATCATTCTCTTGATCGGAAAATAGGCAACTCACTCAAATCTAAGTTAGGTAAAAAAATTATTAATGTTGCTTACCGGCAAAACATGTCTAAATCGCTTCCAATTATTGGTTCTTTAGTTTATAATTTTTATTGCGACATGACATTGGCTTGCAGCATGGGTGTGGCTGCTGATTTAATTAGATCTGGATTAATAAAAAACCGTGTGAGAGTTATTTATAACGTAACTGAATATCCTGAAAATATTTCTGCAGTTGACGGCACCAAGATTAGAAAGCAATATGGTATAATTAATAAGTTTGTAATCGGAGTTTCGAGTTGGTTCCATAAAGAAAGGAAAGGGTTTGATATTTTGTTTGAAGCGTTCTCTAAACTCGAACAGGAGTTTTGTCTTTTGATTATTGGGATTCCAACTGAGATGCAGCAGGAAGTGATTGACTACGCCGCAACATTTGGAATTTCTTCCGATAGATTAATTCTTCCGGGATTTGTTGATAATATTTATGAATATTACAAAGCGATGGATGTATTCGTTCTGCCGTCACGTTCGGAAGGGTTTTCACTTGCGCTGCTCGAAGCCGCTGCAGCAGGACTACCAATTATTGTATCAAACATTCCCGGCAATAATGAGTTTATAATTCATGAGCAAAATGGATTTTTGTTTGATATTAAAAATCCGGAAGAGCTTGTTGAATCAATTAGAATTTTTTTTAATGATAAAACTCTTGCACATAAATTAGGTAAGAAGGCAAGCGAGGATGCGCTGGAGAATTATAATCTTAAAAAGTATGGTTTAAGATTAACTGAATTATTGGATGAAGCATATACGATGCGGAAATAA
- a CDS encoding glycosyltransferase family 9 protein, with protein sequence MKIDHTIVKKILCIKPRGIGDIVLSTIILENLKAHFTNVKIDYLTEHFAVDAVSGNPLVNKVISMDKTEFPLKVALRIRKEKYDMIIDLWSNPRSAQITFLSGVKYRVGYSYRGRKYAYNIHGTSEKGIHHSAEHNLELLKVINVPIISKRIHFYVREEDKLFADKYFKSQKLSDKMVVGIIPAGGWASKRCDAAKWIEICNSVLQKYDVHFLLLWGPGDEDDAHKIKTELEDKISLAPKTDLLQLTGLISKCDMIIANDSGPMHISAALGKPTLGIFGPTNPAAHRPYSSNSTFINKKDLHCIICNKLFCPYGHECMLELSVDEVIIKLETIGKDILIRK encoded by the coding sequence ATGAAAATTGATCACACAATCGTTAAGAAAATACTTTGCATTAAACCCCGTGGAATTGGTGATATCGTTCTATCCACAATAATTCTTGAAAATCTAAAGGCACATTTTACAAATGTGAAGATAGATTATTTAACCGAGCATTTTGCAGTAGATGCAGTTAGCGGCAACCCCCTTGTTAATAAAGTCATTTCAATGGATAAAACAGAATTTCCCCTTAAAGTTGCTTTGCGAATCAGAAAAGAAAAATATGATATGATCATTGATCTGTGGTCAAATCCGCGAAGTGCACAAATAACTTTTCTCTCTGGAGTTAAATATCGAGTTGGATATTCTTATCGCGGAAGAAAATATGCATATAATATTCACGGTACTTCAGAGAAAGGCATCCACCATTCAGCCGAACACAATCTTGAATTATTGAAAGTTATTAATGTTCCGATTATCAGTAAGCGAATTCATTTTTATGTGCGTGAAGAAGATAAATTATTTGCAGATAAATATTTTAAATCACAAAAGCTTTCAGACAAAATGGTAGTCGGTATCATTCCTGCAGGCGGCTGGGCTTCCAAAAGATGTGATGCGGCTAAGTGGATAGAAATTTGTAACTCTGTTTTACAAAAATATGATGTTCATTTTCTTCTCCTTTGGGGACCCGGAGATGAAGACGATGCACATAAAATTAAAACTGAATTAGAAGATAAAATTTCTTTAGCACCAAAGACTGATCTGCTTCAATTAACCGGCTTGATAAGTAAATGCGATATGATAATTGCAAATGACTCCGGTCCAATGCACATTTCCGCGGCTCTTGGTAAACCTACACTCGGAATTTTTGGTCCTACCAACCCGGCAGCTCACCGACCTTATTCTTCCAATTCAACTTTTATAAATAAAAAAGATTTGCACTGCATCATTTGCAACAAATTGTTTTGTCCATACGGACATGAATGCATGCTTGAACTTTCTGTTGATGAAGTGATAATAAAGTTAGAAACGATTGGCAAAGATATTCTGATCAGAAAATAA